One segment of Paenibacillus rhizovicinus DNA contains the following:
- a CDS encoding branched-chain amino acid aminotransferase — MIAATPIQIERTTNPKVKPDQDKLGFGVHFTDHMFIMNYTSEEGWHQARIVPYQPITLDPAAKVFHYGQTVFEGLKAYRTEDGRVQLFRPDMNFKRLNRSNDRMSIPPIPEELGIEAVKELTNIDQDWIPDGAGNSLYIRPFVIATEPLLGVHPSHEYQFIIIMSPVGAYYPEGINPVKIFVESRYVRAMVGGVGEAKTAGNYAAGLKAQEAANEQGYTQVLWLDGAEHKYIEEVGSMNVFFKIDGTVYTPALNGSILDGITRNSTIQLLKHWNIPVVERVLSVEEIYEAGRSGKLEEAFGTGTAAVISPVGELNWLGEKLVINGGATGEVSEKLYNNLTGIQYGKQEDPFSWMVEVK; from the coding sequence ATGATCGCAGCCACACCGATTCAAATCGAACGCACCACGAACCCGAAAGTGAAACCAGATCAAGACAAACTGGGCTTCGGCGTTCATTTTACGGATCATATGTTCATTATGAATTACACGTCCGAGGAAGGCTGGCATCAAGCGCGCATCGTGCCTTACCAGCCCATCACGCTGGATCCGGCCGCGAAAGTGTTCCATTATGGACAAACCGTATTCGAAGGCTTGAAAGCGTACCGCACCGAAGACGGCCGCGTGCAGCTGTTCAGACCGGACATGAACTTCAAGCGGCTTAACCGTTCCAACGACCGCATGAGCATTCCGCCGATTCCGGAGGAGCTGGGGATCGAAGCGGTCAAGGAATTGACGAACATCGACCAGGATTGGATTCCGGACGGCGCGGGCAATTCGCTATACATCCGTCCGTTCGTCATCGCAACCGAACCATTGCTTGGCGTTCATCCTTCGCACGAGTACCAGTTCATCATCATCATGTCGCCGGTAGGGGCTTATTATCCGGAAGGCATTAACCCGGTCAAAATCTTCGTCGAATCCCGCTACGTGCGCGCCATGGTAGGCGGCGTCGGCGAAGCGAAGACGGCCGGCAACTACGCGGCAGGCCTTAAAGCGCAGGAAGCCGCGAACGAGCAAGGCTACACGCAAGTGCTCTGGCTCGACGGCGCAGAGCATAAATATATCGAAGAAGTCGGCAGCATGAACGTGTTCTTCAAAATCGACGGCACTGTCTATACGCCGGCGCTGAACGGCAGCATCCTGGACGGCATCACGCGCAACTCGACGATCCAGCTGCTGAAGCATTGGAACATCCCTGTCGTGGAGCGCGTGCTCTCGGTCGAAGAAATCTACGAAGCGGGCCGCAGCGGCAAGCTGGAAGAAGCATTCGGCACCGGAACGGCAGCCGTCATTTCCCCGGTCGGCGAGCTGAACTGGCTCGGCGAGAAGCTGGTTATCAACGGCGGCGCAACGGGCGAAGTTTCCGAGAAGCTGTACAATAACCTGACTGGCATTCAATACGGCAAGCAGGAAGATCCATTCAGCTGGATGGTTGAAGTCAAGTAA